The Littorina saxatilis isolate snail1 unplaced genomic scaffold, US_GU_Lsax_2.0 scaffold_1656, whole genome shotgun sequence genome contains the following window.
tagggtttaacgtcttGCGCAGCGAGAAACAACGGTGGGTTTGACAGACATAGAGCTGCAAGTGTTACTACATCATAGGCGTGTATAATTGCAGGTGTTCACACAGAGGAAAACCGAACAGCGGAGAGAATGGCGTGGTTGTGAACCCTGTTCAGTTACAACCGCTGAACTGACTGGCTGATCAAGTTAGTTCAAGCAAACAACGCCTAAATATTAATATACGTTGATGCCGTTCGAGTTGACCTTCAGTTCAAGGTCATCGCAGTGAAAGGAACTTCAAGCAAGTAAGTTTTCAGTCGATATTTCCTTGCACAGTGCTCATTGGAAGTTGAGAGTTTCGGCTGGCTAATCTTGGTTGTTATTGATGTTGTTTCAgtgacggtggtggtggtggttgtggttgaATTCCTAatcttttaacatttagtcaatacctgtgtgtgtatgcagggccggacccagggggggggggggggggggttccaggagttccggaaccccacccctggaaaaagcatgtaccttgctttgagtgttgtttattttttttattttttttaaaaataaattttgtgtgtgtctctaacaaattttattcaatgtgaaaccttcaaaacaaggcccagaatgcaccagattgcacagattttaaccgtttttcaaaaaattttccgggggagcatgcccccggacccccctagttgcttcgccacttcgctgatttgccccccaacaaaaaggaggaacccccctcttacaactcatttggtccggccctgtgtatgtgtgtgtgtgtgtgtgtatgtgtgtgtgtacgtgtgtgtgtgtgtgagagagtgagtgtgtgtgtgtgtgttcgagcgtgggtgcgtgcgtgcgtgcatacatgcgtgcgtgctcgcgcgcgtgtgtgtgtgtgtgtgtgtgtctgcactCGCTCTTCGTTCTCAGTTCActtaggccgacagattgactaaacaTGTTGACATCGTCATGCGCGAGTTGTGAAGGTCTTTCCTCTGatattgttgtttctttctcGTGCGTCTGCAGCCGTGACTTGTCCGACTGAACTTAGACCAAGGACTAGAAACAGATCGAAAGGGACGCTTCATCACGATTTGATTTTTGGTTCAACTGAAACTGAGCCAGCCCAAGAATCACAGAGGTCAGAAGGTAAAGGGTCACGTCATCATGTCGGACCTTCTGACCACAGTGCGGGCCTCGTGTCGAGAGGCTCTCGTCGCTGTGAAAGACGTTAGCCACAGAGCCCCGGGCTCCCCCACGACCCAAGCCCTGCTGGTGGGAGCCCTGGTGGGCTTCCTGGCCTACAAGGCAACCCAGACACGCTACCGCTTGCCGCCCGGCCCTTTCGCCTTGCCGCTGCTAGGCAACGTTCTGTCCATGATGGGGTCAGAGGAGTCGTTCTACGTGACGCTGCGGCGCTGGGCCAAAGAGAAGTACGGGCCCGTGTTCACCGTGTACCTGGGGCCCGTCCTGTGCGTCTTTCTCAATGATGCCGACGTGGCCACAGAGGCCTTGGTAAAGAAGGGTGAGTCTAATCAAGCGTATTTGGTTTGAACaacattttattcaaaatacatgacaattgaaaatatgacactaggacacgaactcaagctaACGCGTATTTTACAAGGCCAAAACAATAGTAGATTACACACACCTTGGTGGTGGACATTGCAATAacaaagaccggcacggttggcctagtggtaaggcgtccgccccgtgatcggggggtcgtgggttcgaaccccggccgggtcatacctaagactttaaaattggcaatctagtggctgctccgcctggcgtctggcattatggggttagtgctaggactggttggtccggtgtcagaataatgtgactgggtgggacatgaagcctgtgctgcgacttctgtcttgtgtgtgtcgcacgttataagtcaaagcagcaccgccctgatatggcccttcgtggtcggctgggcgttaagcaaacaaacaaacaaaacaataataaaCCACAAGAACAAATTGTGGGAGTGGGAGATAGGGAACTAAATCAGCAGAATctgcaaagaaaaacaaaagaaaacaagtcgcgtaaggcgaaaatacaacatttagtcaagctcagtcgaactcacagaatgaaactgaacgcattgcattttttccgcaagaccgtacactcgtagcatcgtctgttcaccgctcgtggcaaaggcagtgaaattaacaatccagaaaagcgcggtagcggttgcgctgaggaggatagcacgcttttctatatctatattttttttaactctctgaacgtgtttttactccaaacatatatctgtatgtttttggaatcaggaacagacaaggaataagatgaaattgtttttaaatcgatttcggaaatttaattttaatcataatttttatatttttaattttcagagcttgtttttaatccgaatataacatatttatatgtttttggaatcagaaaatgataaagaatacgataaacgtaattttgtatcattttataaaaatataattttaattacaattttccgatttttaatgaccaaagtaattaattaatgtttaagccttcaagctaaaatgcaataccaaagtccggccttcgtcgaagattgcttggccaaaatttcaatcaatttgattgaaaaatgagggtgtgacagtgccgcctcaacttttacaaaatgccggatatgacgtcatcaaagacatttatcgaaaacaataaaaaaaatatctgtggatatcatacccaggaactctcataaaaaatgtcataaagatcggtccagtagtttactctgaatcgctctacacacacacacacacgcacacacacacacactcacacacacacagcgcacacacatacacacacacacacacacacacaaaacccatacacacacacacaccacgaccctcgtctcgattcccccctctgtgttaaaacattttgtcaaaacttgactaaatgttacgAAAAAAGGacggggcaggggggggggggggggggagcgcaTCAGAACAATCCCCCGCCggacataccccccccccccccccccgcccggaCTTTTCCCCCCAGACAATCCCCccctgaacttcatacagtttataacgttggaacacgggtgcaaaagttcgtctactagtcccatttgacgaaagaatattatcctaaccgatactaaaacatacacagaacacacaatatctgcctttgccgccacagcagaataacagcatatctgtgtacttgattttagtccaaaataggaaaactgacaagaagtgttaacagaatggaatgatttgcacggaactatacaaccgcgcattaatcgatcgcctgcgcaggttgactggttgagtgaataggattcgatcaaactttcgcaaaaaacctcctcttttctttgaataactgaagaaaggaggaataaagaggttacacacctcgtctcagtgattataaaaaataatggtctcagttcgcggtcatgaaaaagctcgctaaagctcgcatttttcatgatccgctaactttgaccatctactatataatactggtaggattttcggtggtttttcgattcctgtcaccaaaccgcgcggatttgtgccttctccttcggttgctatgccaacgtgacccaggaaatcgattccgctaggtcccgacttccaattttgtccacgaacaaagtttgaagaggtttgtctcgcaaatttgagcagagaacagtgaactttgacctgaactttgacatcgcggcgaaagagatctgtgattggttcttcttcaactttcggttcgactaaacacgcgaccgcacctcagacgaacctagctgtgtgttttatttctctaccccagacgaacctaaaataataagaagatagatagatctgtttatctgttaatggaactccaaaatattccatagatttgtttactaaatagttcgaaacattatcacctgataagtcgccgtataaccttataggttccagcgactaaatattttcccccggttcaaccatagacatgtacgtcatcatgatctccccttaatttgaccgttattttggctgtcttagtgaaatggtaagatatatctctatgttttttacatgtaagtgttcggaaaaaatacagttatagcagctatgtacaaaaataagcagcatatgctcttttcgccaaagtaaagtccttttttcttctggtttcttatatgtgtcacagcacaccgcaagcttttaggcgaatagcaagtgagtggtatatatatatcatcaattttatagaagataacggtgtaaaatacttaccatgttcatgtccgttatacgttttcaatattccatatgtgtcatttaattgtgtgttgcttgatgccatgtatgtatgtgtgtgtgtgtgtgtacatgactttaaataagcatggatggatgtgtgcactcgattgtgtgtgtgaaccatgtatatattttctgttgtcaatgttgtcaattagatatgttatactatgcgtttgaatcattaagtattttagacgtcatactttttttcgtatcttcacgatggctttttacccgtttaaattttaatgcttccaactttcaaagcgctgcacggctgggaagagatgcgcacttttatcactgttgttcatgtagacgtaatcatggattcatgcaaacgtcatacctgctgtattttattttgtttgtttgtatagtcgcgtgcggtcgcgcagtctttttggtcagttccgattacctcccattgatgcgaaaacctatatgactgttttttgttatttttctctctgttaattcaccagtggctatgtaacatgtgttataccttataggttccagcgactaaat
Protein-coding sequences here:
- the LOC138955936 gene encoding uncharacterized protein; this translates as MSDLLTTVRASCREALVAVKDVSHRAPGSPTTQALLVGALVGFLAYKATQTRYRLPPGPFALPLLGNVLSMMGSEESFYVTLRRWAKEKYGPVFTVYLGPVLCVFLNDADVATEALVKKGESNQAYLV